In Archocentrus centrarchus isolate MPI-CPG fArcCen1 chromosome 1, fArcCen1, whole genome shotgun sequence, the following proteins share a genomic window:
- the LOC115789044 gene encoding GTPase IMAP family member 2-like, which translates to MATKQACSGSDLRIVLVGQEKVGKSSAGNTILGKKEFGCKISSSPLTLSSEKKEADVLGRRVSVVDTPGLLNTRLTAEKVKAELEKALELSSPGPHIFLLILQLGRFTPQEKEGLKTLQTMLNDDISKHTMVLFTYRDRLEDTDMEQFISEDKNLQEILKRCGGVYHVFNNKEMEDRHQDN; encoded by the exons GTTCAGGCTCAGACCTGAGGATAGTGCTGGTGGGTCAGGAGAAAGTGGGGAAGAGTTCAGCAGGAAACACCATCCTGGGAAAGAAGGAGTTTGGCTGTAAGATAAGCTCCAGCCCTCTGACTCTGAGCAGTGAAAAGAAGGAAGCTGATGTTCTGGGTCGCAGAGTCTCTGTGGTCGACACCCCCGGACTCCTCAACACTCGGCTGACTGCAGAGAAGGTGAAAGCAGAGCTGGAAAAAGCTCTTGAGCTGAGCTCTCCAGGTCCTcacatcttcctcctcatcctccagcTCGGAAGATTCACCccacaagaaaaggaagggctgAAAACTCTGCAGACAATGCTGAATGATGACATCTCCAAACATACTATGGTGCTGTTCACCTACAGAGACCGACTGGAAGACACCGACATGGAGCAGTTTATCAGCGAGGACAAGAACCTGCAGGAGATTTTGAAGAGATGTGGTGGTGTCTACCATGTGTTCAACAACAAAGAGATGGAAGACAGGCATCAG GACAACTGA